The DNA segment CGCTTCGTGGACATGAGCCAATCGTGTATGAAAAAACTGATAGGTTAGGTGGGAATCTGATTCCCGGTGGAGTGCCATCATTTAAAGAAGATGATCATGCGCTGGTGGCTTGGTATGAAAATGAACTTAAAAAGTTAAACGTAGAAGTCCATCTAAATTCAGAATTAGATGCTGACGGTGTCATTAATTTTGGCGCTGATGTGGTGATAGTCGCGACAGGTTCAAAGCCAAAAGTATTTTCACTGGGAGAAGGACCGGTTTACACTGCTCAAGATGCGTTGTTAGGCAAAGTTAATATAGGAAATGATGTTGCCGTAATTGGCGGCGGACTTGTAGGATGTGAGACAGCGCTATGGCTTAAAGATATGGGCAAGAATGTGACGATAATTGAGGCGCTTCCAAAGCTTTTAGCTGTAAATGGTCCATTGTGCCATGCAAATAGCGAGATGCTGAAAGAATTGATACCTTTCAAAGGAATAAAGACCATAACATCTGCAAAAGCTACTGCATATGACGGAAAGGTGCTTAAAGTGAATACGCCTGATGGTGATATAGACATTGCAGCGGATACGGTTATTCTTGCAGTTGGATATACGCCGTCTGATTCTCTGTATAGAGAAGTAAAAGATAAGATTTCAAATGTATATCTTATCGGCGATGCTGGCAATGTGTCCAATATAATGTATGCAATATGGAATGCCTTTGAGGTTGCTAAAAATATAGATTAGAAGAACAGGAGAGAGATTGGTGCCAGAAAGTTTAACTTCCAGAGAAAAGCAGGCCATTGCTACTAAAAAGAGGATATACAGTTGCGGTGTAGAGCTTATAAAAAAATATGGATATGACAATATAACTGTAAAAGACATAGCAGAAAAAGCCAATGTTTCTATAGGAAATTATTATCACTACTTTAGATCAAAGTATGACCTTCTGGTGGAGATATTTAAGCATGGCGATGAATTTTTTGAGGCTGAAGTGCCGAAGATTTTAGAGGCTTATACAGACTGCAAGGATATATTGGTTCAGTATTTTCTCATATATGCAAAACTTGCAATAAATGATGGAGTAGATATGGCAAAAAATCTGTATATACCGACAAATAAGATGTTTTTGACACATGGTCGTTCCATGCAGAATATGCTTATTCAAATATTAAAGAATGAGCAAGAAAAAGGCAAGATACCAAATGTTTTAGACTGTGAGGAAATTACAGAGAAACTATTTATTGTGGCAAGGGGCGTTATCTTTGATTGGTGCTTAAAAGACGGCAAGACCGATCTTTTGGCTGAGATGCAAGACATAATATCACGAATGGTAGAAAGCTATATTGAAAAATAGAATAAACAAATATTATTTCTAATAGTTTAAGCAGCAACTCAAAGATTTTGTACAAATATACTGGGCGGTTTTGTTTCCGCCTTTTTTTGTTGGTGGACATTAGCTTCACTTCCTTTCCTTTGGAGGCTATGACTATAAAAAGTTCAACCTCATATTTCATTGTATTATTCTCTTTAATGCTATATAATGAAATATGGCATTACTGATAAGGGAGGAAAAAATGCAGATATTTATTGTTGTTTTAAATTACCTTTTGATGCTTTTAATAGGTCTTGTCGATAACATAAAAGGTCCTGTATTATCTCCAATTAAGTCATTTTACAATGTGGATTATACGTATATTGGACTTCTTTTGTTTATTGGAAGCCTTGGATTTATCATAGCTTCGTTTGTGGGTGGAATGATTGTAAATAGATATGGCAGTAAGATGGCATTGTCTTTGGGGCTTGTCTTTATCATCATAGGGATTTTAGGATATTTTGCATCACCGGTTTTCTTAGTGTTTTTGATTTTCTTCTTCTCTATGAATTTTGGCATAGGGATGCTGGAGATAGGTATAAATGCCACCGCTGCAGTTGCATTTTTGGTTAATCAAGCCATAATGATGAACCTTTTGCATTTCTTTTACGGTTTAGGTGCTACGATTTCACCAAATGCGGCAGGAAGGCTTGTGGCTTTGAAGTATTCATGGCAAAACATATATCTTTTTGGAGGCATTATAGCTCTTTTAATGCTTATTGTAGTTTTGTTTACGAGATTTCCTGGTACAGCTAAATATGTAGATGGCAATAAAGTCAAATATCTTGATGTATTGAAAGATAGGCATGTCATTTTGTTTTCAGTCATGTTAGGATTTTACATCGCATCAGAAGTCGGCATAGGCAATTGGGCTGTGACGTACCTTAAAGGATCTTACGGCATGAACAGCGTAAAAAGTTCTATGTACTTGTCTCTTTTCTTTGCCGCTTTTACCATAGGCAGGCTTTTAGGAGGGTTTGTGGTTGAAAAAATAGGATATGTGAAAAGCATATTCATATTTGCATCGCTGGCAGCATCTTTTGTCGCCTTAAGCATGGTAAGTCAGGATTTATCGATTCTTCTGTCTATGGCAGGCTTATTTTACTCCATAATTTATCCTACGACTATGGCATTGGCAATGAAGAGCTTTAAAGAAAATACAAGCGTTGTCATAAGCGTCATAGTCACCGTAAGTTCATCTATAAACATGGTGGCCAATTTTATAATAGGAAAGCTAAGCGATTTGTTTGGCGTGTTTGTGGGATTTTCATTTATCGTAGTTTTTATGGTGCTGGTGATTGTGATGCTTAATGTTCTTCGGTCATCTCTTAAACTGTATTCTAAATAAAAAGCTCCCGATTGTGGGAGCTAAATTTCATATTAGATTTACATTTTCAAGCAGTGTGCTGTCATCAAGTATTTCACTGGATCTTCCTACAGCCTCTATCGAATGTGATTCATTCATCACGACGATTCTATCGGCAATGATTCTGGCTAAATCCAAATCGTGAGTGGATATTACAAGCGTTTTTCCCTCATCTTTTAGGTCTATTAACATTTTGTAGAGCCACTTTCTCGACCTTGGATCAAGGCCGTTTGTAGGCTCATCTAAAAGCAATACATCTGGATTTATAACCATTATTGATGCTAAAGCTACTTTCTTTTTTTCACCGCCGCTTAGCCTGTGCGGCGGTCTGTCTTTTAATTTTGCGATGCCAAACGACTCAAGAGTCTTTTCTACCATGGATTTTACTCTGTCAGGATTTAATCCCATCTGCAGTGGAGCAAATGCTACTTCATCAAAGACACACGCATTAAAAAGCTGAACGTCAGAGTCTTGAAATAGATAGCCGACTTTTCTCCTGAATTGGTATTCTTGGTCCCCTTTCAGATTCAATATGGATTTGCCAAATGCTGATATTTCGCCTCTATCCGGCTTTATTAAGCCATCCATCAATTTTAATAGAGTGGACTTTCCAGAGCCGTTGGCACCTAAGATTATTAAACTTTCTCCTTTTAATACGCTAAAGCTTACATCAACAAGTGCAGGTTGTGACTTTATATATGAGTACGAAACGTTTTTAAGTTCAAATGCTATATCCAAAGTTTGCCTCCTTTTACGATAAAAGTTGCTGCAAAAAGTGAAATGTTGAACAATATCCAGACTGCATCAAAGATATCGAACTTGAAGTCGCTTATTGTCTTGTACTCGCCTTTGTATCCGCGGGAGAGCATGGCACTGTAGACTTCGCTGCTTAAATATTCAGATCTTATTAAGAGATTTCCCATTGACGACGCTACAAATCTTCTCTCACTTTTGCCTTTAGACTTTCCTACGCTTCTGCTTTTTCTGGCAAGAAACATGTTTGACGCCACATCAAGGAAAAGAGTTATATACCTAAACGATATATCAAGGGTGGCAGAGAAAATTTTCGGCAACTTGAAATACCTAAACGCTTTTAAAATTTCCACCCACTTTGTGGACAGTATCAAAATGTATATGAAGGAAAGGGAGACAAAAGAGCGCATAATGAAAATCGATGCGCTTATGGCTCCGTTCCTTGTGATGTACAAGTTTTTGCCAATGTATATAAGCGGATTTCCCGGTTTTACGATGTTAAACAATGATGGTATTAATACAATTCCTGTAAAGATTACGGATACTGATAAAACCCTGAATATATAGGATTTTATTGGCACCTTCGAAAGTACAGCGACAAAGATAGAGTATACAACCATCAAGCACAGAAATTGCCATGAGCTGCTTAAATTGCACAAGACAATCAAAAGCAATATAGATAAAAGCCGTATTCTCGCGTCCAATGACTGCATAAGGCCCCGTTTGATGGCAATTTCATCTGATTCAAACATATCTTGAAATGTACTTTGTATACTCAATACAGTCTTTTCGATAAAATTACTCATTTTTCCCCTCATGCCTACCTATCATTTTGCTAAGGATAAAAAACACTATGGCAATTACTGCGATTCCTACGATAGCTGAAAATATGTAGCCTATTGATTGCTGGAAAAAGTTTTTGTCAAAGCCAGGTATGCCGTAATCAGGAAATAAAGCCTTTACCGTATCTGAGAAATGCTTCATTCCGTTTGGCACATATCCTACCATGTTTTTTACCTCATCTATGCCCCACTCACCCCAAGCAGATCCTGGCGCTAAAAGTCCTATAGGTGTAAGCAGTATTATCACTATTGCAGCTATCAAAAGTTTCTTCATTTATTTTCACCCCTTAGCCTGTAAGTGAATTTATAAAGCAAGTTGTCTTCACCAGCTTTAATAAGGTAGTAGACTACAAGTCCAGTTACTGCTGCCTCTACTAATCCAGCTATTGTAAGATGTGCTATCATCATAGCAGGTATAGACTGGCTTAGCCCGTACGGGAAGTATAAGGCACGACCATCTGCTGTGTGAAAAAGCACAGGCTGAAGTCCTAATTCTATTGATGCTGCAAGTGCTGCTGCATTTATTCCAGCGTACGCACCTATGGCAGATGATATTACCTTTCCTGCTTTAAGCTTTTGAAGCAGCATATATACGCCGTATCCTACGAAAGGTGCTACGAATGCCATGTTAAAGCTATTTGCACCTAATGCTAAGATGCCACCATCTCCAAAGAACAACGATTGTATAAGAAGTGCGACTGTAAGAGAAATGCTGGCTCCCCATGGACCTAATGCGATGGCCAGAAGCGTGGCGCCTACAGCGTGTGCTGTTGTACCACCAGGTATAGGCACGTTAAACATCATTATGGTGAAGGCAAAGGCTGAACCTATTGCCATTGTAGGTACATCTTTTTTATCAAAAGTTTCATTTACTTTCTTTGTTGCCACAGCCAATACAGGCACCATCGCAGCACCCATAACAGCACAGGTGGAAGGACTTAAATATCCATCTGGTATATGCATAAACATCTCCCCCTTACAAATTCTTCCCGGTTGTAGTCATGACAAGCTTTCCGTGCTTTACGCCTTTTGTGCTTATTATCTCGTCGGCTATAGCTGATATAGTCTTTGAAGTGCCTTTTACGACCATCACTTCAAGGCAATTGTGCTCATCAAGGTGTACGTGCATACTGGAGATTATGTTTTCATGGTGCCCATGCTGAATGTCAACAAGTTTGTCGCTTATCTCTCTTACTTCATGGTTGTAAACATATGTGACAGTGCCGATTGATTCGGCGTCATCTGATTCGCAATGGTTTTCAACTATGTAATCCCTGATCAAATCTCTTATTGCCTCAGACCTGTTTTTGTAGTTTTTTGACTCAATCAATTTATCAAACTGTGAAAGCAGATTCGCTTCCATTGAGACTCCGAAACGGGTTATTTCTTCCAGACGTATCATCTCCTTCTGTGTTACTTTTATAAAAATAATAGCACTAAATCGACTGATAATCAATAGCGATTTAGAAATTCAGAATACTATACTAATTTAAATTATTGAAATTTAGTTATCCTTAATATATGATATAGAAAAAGGATTTTGGAAGTTTTCATTGAAACAAAATGAGGAGGAGAAGATGGATATAAGGTCTTATGAGATAGAGATAGATGAGAAGTCTGTTTTAAGGTATTTAGGATATAAAGATTCTGAGCCTTATAAAGATTTATTAGACAAAATCAGGAATGCTATAAATGATGCTTATGATGTCATTGAGCCTGTGGTCTGCTTTGACAGGGCTTCTTTTGAGTACGACAATGAAAATGATGCCATAAAGTTTCTAAGCGGTGATATGATAAATGATAAATACATAGTAGAAAGATTAAAAGGTGCAGAATATGTTATTATGGCTGTTGTCACAATTAAAGGCGGCATTGAAAGTGCATCATCAAGGCTTTTTAACGATGGAAAGTATATGAATGGAATGATATACGATGCCATCGGGAATGCGGCATTAGATAAGCTTTGCGAGAAGTTTTACAGAGATGTGGCGGATTATGCGTCAAAAGAAGGGTATGCAGTGACGGAGATGATGTTTCCCGGCGATGACAAGTGGGATATAGCATCACAGAAGATCATATTCAAACACCTTGATGCATCTAAGATAGGCGTTACGTTGGATGAAAATAACGTGATGCGCCCTGTAAAATCTCTGTCCTTCATATTAGGAATAGGAAAAGATATTAAGTCGTCATCTTCACACAATGATTGCAGCAAGTGCGATTTTTCCCAGTGCATCTACCGCAATGAGAAAAATATAAATTATTTGTTAAAAGTCAAATACAGAGATGAATACAAGGAAATTTTAGCGCAAGATGGTGCAAACCTTTTTAAAACATTGATAGAAAATGGCGTGCCAGTGCCTAATTCATGTGGCGGCTATCGCACTTGTGGAAAGTGCAAAGTCATAATAGATGATAAGCTTCCTGTGACTTCTGAGGAGATGAAGAATTTAAGCGATACAGAGCTTGAAAAGGGCGTAAGGCTTTCATGCTTTGTAAATATTGATAGAGATCTTTCTATCACGATTTTAGATGAAGGAGAAATATCAGTCTTGACTGATAGCATGGGACTATTTGAAGTCGACAGTGTAAACCCGAGAGTTAAAAAAATCCGCATAAAGCTTGATATGCCTACACTGGATGACCAGAGAGATGATTTTAAAAGAATATGCGATGCATTAGGATTTGACGCAAAAATTCCACTAAGCGTATTAAAGGTGCTTCCAGGCGTATTAGAGAAAAATGGCTACAATGCCATTTGCGTATTGAGAAAGAATGAGATCATATCGGTTGAAGGTTCTGACTCTGTTGGCAGTTTATACGGCATATCTTTGGATATAGGCACTACTACAATTGCTGCATACTTGTACGACATTGCCACAGGGAAAATGATAGATGTTTTTTCAGGCGCGAATCCACAAAGGTCGTATGGTGCCGATGTCATATCGAGGATAAATTATACAATCGCTAAAGAAGATGGACTTTATAGATTGCACATGGCGATGATTGAAGAAATCAATATGATAGTAGATCACTTTTGCGAAAGACAAGGAATTTCAAATGAAAGTATATATGAAATAGTGATGGTTGGCAATACCGTCATGATGCACTTGGCTTTAGGAGTACCTGCTAAGAATATCGCTAATTCGCCTTATATACCTGCATTTACGTCATCGATTGAAGTTAGGTCAAGAGATTTAGGGATAGATATAAACAAAGAAGGGTACGTTGTGACGCTTCCTATGGTTTCTTCATACGTAGGAGCGGATACGGTGGCGGCTGTACTTTCAAGCCGCATCAGTGAAAGCGACGATATCATTTTGCTGATAGATATAGGCACAAATGGAGAGATAGTGCTGGGGAATAAAGACTTTCTCATATCGTGCTCCGCTGCTGCAGGTCCTGCTTTTGAAGGAGCTGGCATTACTTTCGGTTTAAGCGGTGTAGAAGGCGCAATAGATCATGTGGACCTTGAAAGAGATCCCATATTTACTACCATTGGAGGAAAAGCAGCAAAAGGTATATGCGGTTCAGGCATCGTCGATGTGGTGGCAGAGCTTTTTGAGCATGGGATAATGGATACCACCGGTAGGATAATGGAGAGTGAAGAAGTAGTGGATCCGGTGGGAAGGAAATTTTTAAACAGTTTAGTTAAATACGATGATACACCATCATTTTTAATTGATGAGGCAGGTGGCATATACCTTACACAAAAGGATATAAGGCAGGTACAATTGGCAAAAGGAGCCATACAGGCTGGAATCAATATTCTCATGAAAGAGATGGATATTGCTGAAAAAGATATAAAAAGAGTTTACTTGGCAGGAGGGTTTGGCAGTTACATAAGCATAGAAAGCGCTGCAGCAATCGGACTTATACCAAAGGGATTAAAAGAGAAAGCAGTTCAAATAGGGAACGCAGCAGGGTTAGGAGCGTCATTTGCACTTCTCTCTGATGATATGCTTGAGAAATCAAAAGTGATAAGAGACAAGGTTAAGTACATAGAGCTTTCAAATAAATCTTCTTTTCAAGAGGAATTTTTAAAATCATTGTACTTTTAAAATTCCTCTTATTTTTTTAGAAGTGTATTGACTATATGGTCAATAAAGACTATAATCGAATTGGATATTGACCAAATGGTCAAAAAGGAGGCGCTTTTATGAAAATCATTGAAGTTAATAACTTGACCAAGTATTACGGCAAATCAAGGGGTATAATCGATGTAAGCTTTGATGTGGAAGAAGGTGAGGTATTCGGCTTCATAGGCCCTAATGGTGCAGGGAAATCCACTACAATAAGGATACTCTTATCTCTTATTTATCCTACATCTGGCAGCGCCAGGATTTTCGGCAAAGACTGCATAAAGTACGGACCAGATATAAAGAAGGATATAGGATATCTGCCATCAGAAGTCTTCTACTACGACAACATGAAGGTGATAGACCTTTTAAAGTATTCTGCAAGTTTTTATAAAAAGGACTGCAGCAAGAGGATAAAAGAGCTTTCAGAACTTATGGATTTGGATTTGGACAAAAGGATCGACGACCTTTCATACGGCAACAGAAAGAAAGTAGGCATAGTACAGGGACTTTTGCACGAGCCTAAACTGCTTATATTAGATGAGCCGACAAGTGGACTTGACCCACTTATGCAGCAAAGGTTTTTCAATCTTTTAAAAGAAGAAAACAAGAAAGGTGTCACAATTCTGTTTTCGTCCCACATACTAAGCGAAGTCCAAAAATTGTGTGATAGGGTGGCTATCATAAAGGAAGGCAAAATAGTGAGCCTTGAGAAGATAAGCACATTGAGGGAAAATAGCTATAAGAAAATCTACATTGAGGCAAATGCTCCTTTAAAAAGTGAGTATTTTAATATGGATGGTGTAAGCGATCTTCAGGTAAAAGATAGGACGGTCAGCTTTTTATTTAAAGGTGATATAAACAATATAACGAAGAAGATAGCAGAGATAAGCATATCAGATATTGCCATTGAAGAGCCCAGTTTAGAAGAAATCTTCATGCATTACTACACTTAAGGGGGTGTCATTATGAACGTATTTTTGTACGAGTTGAAATCAAAAACAAAGTCTTTAGCCGTCTGGTCTATATCACTAATCTTTGTGGCAGTTTTTTTACTTTCCATGTATCCTACCTTTTACAAGAATGCGTCTTTGTTCAAAGATGTATTAGAAGGCTATCCTGTAGCTGTGAGAAAAGCTTTTGGCATCTCTATTGACGACATAATCAAGTTTTTAGGCTATTATTCTTATGTATTTTCTTATGTGGTGCTTTTAGGTGCTATACAAGCCATGAATTACGGTGTGTCTTCGATATCAAAGGAGATTAAGCTTAAAACGGCTGATTTTCTCATGACGAAACCTGTAAAGCGAGGATATATTTTAACGTCAAAGATTTTATCATCCATCGTCGTACTTTTGATTACAGATGCTGTTTACTTTTTATCTGCATTTATCATGGCAAAATCGGTAGCGAAAGAGCCTTTTAACATCAAACTCTTTTTCATGATTTCTGTTACACTTTTGTTTGTGGAGATGATATTTTTATCTATCGGGGTTTTGCTGTCATCGGTTGCGAGGAAGATTAAGTCTACAACATCTATTTCTTTAGGAGTTGTATTTGCATTTTATGTAATTGGCATGATTCAGGCTATTTTAAACGACGACAACATGAAATATTTGACGCCTTTTAAATATTTCGATTTAAACTACATCATGAAAAATTCTTCGTATGACATTCATTTTTCCGTCATATCTTTGCTTATAGTCGTTGTGTCGATTTTTTTAAGCTATGTCTTTTTTCAAAAAAGAGACATCTATGCAATGTAAGGGGGAATATGAGTGAATATTTACATTAAAGAGATGAAATCCAGCGTTAAGTCATTGATTATATGGTCTTTGGTGATGATTGCCTTTGTGGCGTCGTCGATGGGGAAATTTGCTGCCAGCTCATCCATATCTGGACAATCTCTTAACGACATGATTTCAAAGATGCCTGATGCCTTAAAATCCATGTTTGGCAGTGGAAATTTTGATTTATCGAAGGCTATAGGTTTTTACGGCGCCATGTTCATATACATCGTATTGATGGCTGCTTTGCACGCTTCGCTGATTGGTTCTAATATACTTTCTAAAGAGGAAGATGATAAAACTGCGGAATTTTTGATGTCAAAACCTGTGCCGAGAGCAAAGGTTATTACGTCAAAGCTTTTTGCCGCGTTTACAAATATAATCATTTTTAATGCTGTGACTTTCGTTTCATCTTTGTATTTTGTGGGATACTACAGCAAGGGTGAAAACATTAGTGGTGATGTGCTAAAATTGATGTTGGGCGTATTAGCATTGCAGCTTATATATGTTTCATTGGGATTGTACTTTTCAAGTTTTTTAAGAAATCCCAGGTTATCTTCGCCTATTACTATAGGTGTGATGCTGGCAACGTATATTTTATCTCTTGCCATAGATATAGACAATCACCTTTCCCGTTTAAAGTACCTTACGCCTTTTAAGTATTTTGACGCAAAAAATTTGATGAATGGGAAGAGATTTGAGATAATATATGTTGCAATATCCGCTTTAATTGTGATATTGTGTATTGGCGGGACTTATGTTTTCTATCAAAAGAGGGATTTGAAAATTTAGTTTTAGGAAGGGATCTTTTTGTACGATAGCTTTGAAAATCTAAGCGATGAAAAGAGGGACAGGATAATTGAAGCAAGTCTAAGAGAGTTTTCTGAAAAAGGCTATATGAGGGCTTCTACAAACGAAATTGTCAAAAATGCTGGAATATCAAAAGGCCTTCTTTTCCACTACTTTAAGAGCAAAAAGAATTTGTTTTTGTATCTTTTTGATCGGATTGTAGATGAGTTTGTCGCTGCTTTTTATGAATTCATAGATGATTCATCTTCGGATATATTTGACAGGCTTATGAGCTGGACAATGGTTAAATTCAGATTGTATTACAGAAAGCCTTTAGAGTACAGATTTTTAACAGTATCTATTTATGATTCGCCAGAAGAAATAAAAGATGACATATTGAAAAGATATGAGAGAATAAGCAGTGAAGTCATGAAGAAATTTATGGAAAATTTAGATTTGTCGCGATTTCGAAAAGACGTAGATATTAGTAGGTCTTTAAGCTTTATCATGACGTCCATTGAAGCGATTGGCAACAATTATATAAAGAAGTATAATCATGACATTGACAAACTTATTGCGGATAAAGATAAGATCATTGATGATTTAAAAAGTTGCATAAACATGCTTAAGTATGGTATATATGAGAAGTGATGGAATGAAATTGGGTGGTTAATACACCTGATTTTTTTGCCTTTAAATAGGTACTGGATTTTTTCTTCAAAAGTGATACTATTAAGACGTACGGAATTATGAGAAAAGGAAGTGCTTAATTATGAGTTTACATGATGACATAATGAATTTCATCAGCAATGCTGATGGAGATATAGGTGTTTCTGTAAAAAATCTGAAGACTGGAGAAATAATAAGCGTAAATGAAGATATGATGTTTCCATCTGCCAGCACGATAAAAATACTTATCATGGCACAGATATATAAGATGGCTAAAGAAGGGTACATAAGGCTAACTGACAACATCGTTTTATCTGACTTTATGAAGACGGACGGCAGCGGGATCTTGTACCAGTTAAACAGCAAGCACAAATTCACCATAGAAGAACTTATAACGCTGATGATAATTATAAGCGACAATACTGCCGCAAATGTTTTGATCGATATAGCAGATATGAAAAATATAAATAAGATGGCAGAAGATTTAGGCTTGGTTAATACTAAAATACAGAGAAAGATGATGGACTTTGAAGCAGCAAAATCCGGCAAGGACAACTACACATGTCCAAAGGATATGACGCGCCTTTTAGAGCAGATGTACTCTGGAAAAGTTGTAGATGAGGAGTACAGCATTAAGATGATAGAAGTCTTAAAGAAGCAACAGGATTTGGGAAGGCTTGATATGTACTTGCCGGATGACATAGTGATTGCTCATAAGCCTGGGGAACTTAAATCTTTAGAGCACGATGTAGGAATAGTGTTTTTAAAAGATTGCGACTACATAATAAGTGTGATGACAAACAACATGACTACGAATCTTGATGGAAAGATTGCCATAGGGAAAATATCAAAGATGGTCTACGACGAATACGTAAGATTATAAAGCAGCAAGTTTTGCTGCTTTATTTTGTCAAGATTCTAAGGGAGTTAAGCACCGCAAGTACAGTTACCCCAACGTCTGCAAATACTGCTTCCCACATTGTTGCAAAACCTAATGCTCCTAATGTGAGGACAGATAATTTAACGCCTAATGCCAAAATTATATTTTCTAAAACAATTTTATGAGTTTTCTTTGCTATTTTTATTGCGTCAACCAATTTATAAGGCTCGTCTGTCATCAGCACTACGTCTGATGCTTCTATAGCAGCATCAGTGCCGATTTTTCCCATTGCAATTCCTATATCTGCTCTTGTTAAAGCTGGAGCATCATTTATCCCATCTCCAACAAAAGCTACTTTGCCGTTATAGTTATTTCTGCATAGCTCATCGACTACATTGACTTTTTCATCAGGCAGAAGCTCCGAGTGAACACCATCAAGTCCTAACTCATTCGATATATATTGGCTTATTTCTTTTTTATCTCCGGTAAGCATGATAAGCCTTTCTGCACCTAAGCTCTTAAGTGTTTTTACAGTATCTTTGGAGTCTTTTTTTATTGTATCAGATATGACGATGTATCCTGCATATTTTCCGTCTACTGCT comes from the Thermoanaerobacterium aotearoense genome and includes:
- the cbiQ gene encoding cobalt ECF transporter T component CbiQ — its product is MSNFIEKTVLSIQSTFQDMFESDEIAIKRGLMQSLDARIRLLSILLLIVLCNLSSSWQFLCLMVVYSIFVAVLSKVPIKSYIFRVLSVSVIFTGIVLIPSLFNIVKPGNPLIYIGKNLYITRNGAISASIFIMRSFVSLSFIYILILSTKWVEILKAFRYFKLPKIFSATLDISFRYITLFLDVASNMFLARKSRSVGKSKGKSERRFVASSMGNLLIRSEYLSSEVYSAMLSRGYKGEYKTISDFKFDIFDAVWILFNISLFAATFIVKGGKLWI
- a CDS encoding PDGLE domain-containing protein; protein product: MKKLLIAAIVIILLTPIGLLAPGSAWGEWGIDEVKNMVGYVPNGMKHFSDTVKALFPDYGIPGFDKNFFQQSIGYIFSAIVGIAVIAIVFFILSKMIGRHEGKNE
- a CDS encoding ASKHA domain-containing protein, giving the protein MDIRSYEIEIDEKSVLRYLGYKDSEPYKDLLDKIRNAINDAYDVIEPVVCFDRASFEYDNENDAIKFLSGDMINDKYIVERLKGAEYVIMAVVTIKGGIESASSRLFNDGKYMNGMIYDAIGNAALDKLCEKFYRDVADYASKEGYAVTEMMFPGDDKWDIASQKIIFKHLDASKIGVTLDENNVMRPVKSLSFILGIGKDIKSSSSHNDCSKCDFSQCIYRNEKNINYLLKVKYRDEYKEILAQDGANLFKTLIENGVPVPNSCGGYRTCGKCKVIIDDKLPVTSEEMKNLSDTELEKGVRLSCFVNIDRDLSITILDEGEISVLTDSMGLFEVDSVNPRVKKIRIKLDMPTLDDQRDDFKRICDALGFDAKIPLSVLKVLPGVLEKNGYNAICVLRKNEIISVEGSDSVGSLYGISLDIGTTTIAAYLYDIATGKMIDVFSGANPQRSYGADVISRINYTIAKEDGLYRLHMAMIEEINMIVDHFCERQGISNESIYEIVMVGNTVMMHLALGVPAKNIANSPYIPAFTSSIEVRSRDLGIDINKEGYVVTLPMVSSYVGADTVAAVLSSRISESDDIILLIDIGTNGEIVLGNKDFLISCSAAAGPAFEGAGITFGLSGVEGAIDHVDLERDPIFTTIGGKAAKGICGSGIVDVVAELFEHGIMDTTGRIMESEEVVDPVGRKFLNSLVKYDDTPSFLIDEAGGIYLTQKDIRQVQLAKGAIQAGINILMKEMDIAEKDIKRVYLAGGFGSYISIESAAAIGLIPKGLKEKAVQIGNAAGLGASFALLSDDMLEKSKVIRDKVKYIELSNKSSFQEEFLKSLYF
- a CDS encoding MFS transporter, with the translated sequence MQIFIVVLNYLLMLLIGLVDNIKGPVLSPIKSFYNVDYTYIGLLLFIGSLGFIIASFVGGMIVNRYGSKMALSLGLVFIIIGILGYFASPVFLVFLIFFFSMNFGIGMLEIGINATAAVAFLVNQAIMMNLLHFFYGLGATISPNAAGRLVALKYSWQNIYLFGGIIALLMLIVVLFTRFPGTAKYVDGNKVKYLDVLKDRHVILFSVMLGFYIASEVGIGNWAVTYLKGSYGMNSVKSSMYLSLFFAAFTIGRLLGGFVVEKIGYVKSIFIFASLAASFVALSMVSQDLSILLSMAGLFYSIIYPTTMALAMKSFKENTSVVISVIVTVSSSINMVANFIIGKLSDLFGVFVGFSFIVVFMVLVIVMLNVLRSSLKLYSK
- the nikR gene encoding nickel-responsive transcriptional regulator NikR, with product MIRLEEITRFGVSMEANLLSQFDKLIESKNYKNRSEAIRDLIRDYIVENHCESDDAESIGTVTYVYNHEVREISDKLVDIQHGHHENIISSMHVHLDEHNCLEVMVVKGTSKTISAIADEIISTKGVKHGKLVMTTTGKNL
- the cbiM gene encoding cobalt transporter CbiM, with protein sequence MHIPDGYLSPSTCAVMGAAMVPVLAVATKKVNETFDKKDVPTMAIGSAFAFTIMMFNVPIPGGTTAHAVGATLLAIALGPWGASISLTVALLIQSLFFGDGGILALGANSFNMAFVAPFVGYGVYMLLQKLKAGKVISSAIGAYAGINAAALAASIELGLQPVLFHTADGRALYFPYGLSQSIPAMMIAHLTIAGLVEAAVTGLVVYYLIKAGEDNLLYKFTYRLRGENK
- a CDS encoding TetR/AcrR family transcriptional regulator, encoding MPESLTSREKQAIATKKRIYSCGVELIKKYGYDNITVKDIAEKANVSIGNYYHYFRSKYDLLVEIFKHGDEFFEAEVPKILEAYTDCKDILVQYFLIYAKLAINDGVDMAKNLYIPTNKMFLTHGRSMQNMLIQILKNEQEKGKIPNVLDCEEITEKLFIVARGVIFDWCLKDGKTDLLAEMQDIISRMVESYIEK
- a CDS encoding energy-coupling factor ABC transporter ATP-binding protein yields the protein MDIAFELKNVSYSYIKSQPALVDVSFSVLKGESLIILGANGSGKSTLLKLMDGLIKPDRGEISAFGKSILNLKGDQEYQFRRKVGYLFQDSDVQLFNACVFDEVAFAPLQMGLNPDRVKSMVEKTLESFGIAKLKDRPPHRLSGGEKKKVALASIMVINPDVLLLDEPTNGLDPRSRKWLYKMLIDLKDEGKTLVISTHDLDLARIIADRIVVMNESHSIEAVGRSSEILDDSTLLENVNLI